The following is a genomic window from Bordetella petrii.
GATCATCCTGGCCATCATCGGGGTACAGATCGTGTCTTCGGCCATCCGCCTGCCGCCCGGCCAGGTCAGCGGGGTGCTGACCGCCATCGTGGTGCTGTGCTTCCTGGGGCTGGTGCTGGTGTCGTGGCACATGCAGAAATCCATCACCACCATCGACGAAACAGGCCTGCGCCAAACCTGGATCACCCGGCGCGAAGTCGCCTGGCACGAAATCCAGTTCGCCAAGTTCGTGCCGCTGATGTTCTCGAAGCGACTGGTGGTGTTCACGCAGCGCGGCCGCCCGGTGGTGTTCCAGGGCGGCACCCGCGAATTGCAGATCGCCTTCGCAAAAATTTCGCTGCTGTACCGGCGCAAGCGCTAGCGCGCCGAAAGCTCGCCCACCCGCCGGCCAGACCCGGCGGGCGTCAGGCCGCCAACGACACCGACACCGGCGCGTTGGCCTCGCAAGCATCCAGCGCACGGGCCAGGCGCTCGACGCCCTGGGTGATCAGGCCTTCGTTCATGGTGGCGAACGACATGCGCATGGCGTTCAGGTCGGCTTGCTGCGGATCGGCGTAGAACGCCTTGCCGGGCACGTACACAATGCCTTGTTCGATGGCGTAGGGCAGCAGCCGGGTGGCATCGGCCTCGCCGTTCAGGCGCACCCAGAAGAACATGCCGCCTTCAGGCTTGCGGAACGCGACGCGGCCGTCGAGATACTTATGCAGCGCCTGCGCCAAC
Proteins encoded in this region:
- a CDS encoding membrane protein, with the protein product MNSIFNPPSTDEREALLREIGPLPLSGQAWPDWVRILAWIILAIIGVQIVSSAIRLPPGQVSGVLTAIVVLCFLGLVLVSWHMQKSITTIDETGLRQTWITRREVAWHEIQFAKFVPLMFSKRLVVFTQRGRPVVFQGGTRELQIAFAKISLLYRRKR